One window of uncultured Trichococcus sp. genomic DNA carries:
- a CDS encoding ATP-binding protein: MTELAAQSNSKGVLCMSLEEKYRIPVEKLRWSYLHTGELNFCESSRDVPPLQGIIGQDRAVKSMDFGLGMTVPGYNIFVSGPPGTGKSTYVQTVVSRLAEKGKTPDDWCYIYNFTDRDKPIAVSLPAGQGKIFRNDMTEFIEDMRSLIPKTFESSDYDQQKGTIIKVVQEKVDAVFRSIEQEALKAGFIVRQAPGRVALIPIRDGKQLSPEEYKALSAEERKIIDENTYKLEKRLDEIIRGSRALEKEADKQLKELDRQITRFATEPPITRLKEKYAYSEKIQDYLDKVLTDITENNLIFRLADAPQAQNPFQLPENDGDPFIKYKVNLFVNNENSKGAPAIIEPFTNYYNIFGKIEYKNQFMFTTTDFTMVKAGAIHQANGGYLVLQAKDVLFDPFMWDALKKVLKHQQALIENIGEQYRYVPTLTLKPETIPLNVKIILIGSPIFYKVLTYDEDFRKLFKVKVDFDINMERNEENIRKYVSFISSICEETGILHFDRSGLGKVIEYGSRLAGNQAKLSTQFNEITEIVHESSAIAKYEGATMVSDLHVQKALADRKYRANMIEEKFQEMLLKNKIMIDVQDAVVGQVNGLSVIQTEEYAFGHPTRITARTYIGSNGVTNIERETKMSGSSHSKGVLTLAGFLGWQFAQEKPLAVSAQLTFEQNYGGVDGDSASSAELYALLSSLADVPLKQNLAVTGSINQKGEIQPIGGATEKIESFFDLCEAKGLNGEQGVIIPDQNVDDLMLKEEIIEAVKAAKFHIYSVKTVAEGIELLTGLNCGKREPDGNFTEGSVFHKVQQKLEKYNKSIEAAQNANDPYSKHSSDDYDLE, translated from the coding sequence ATGACGGAACTAGCAGCGCAATCCAACAGTAAAGGGGTCCTTTGCATGTCGCTTGAAGAAAAATACCGTATTCCGGTCGAGAAACTGCGCTGGAGTTATCTGCATACAGGTGAACTGAATTTTTGCGAATCATCCAGGGATGTCCCTCCCTTGCAGGGCATCATCGGTCAGGATCGGGCCGTTAAATCCATGGACTTCGGGCTGGGAATGACCGTACCTGGATACAATATTTTCGTTTCCGGTCCACCAGGAACCGGAAAAAGCACCTACGTCCAGACCGTAGTATCCAGATTGGCAGAAAAAGGCAAGACGCCTGATGATTGGTGCTATATCTATAATTTTACCGATCGGGACAAACCGATCGCGGTATCCCTGCCTGCAGGGCAAGGCAAGATATTCCGCAATGACATGACCGAGTTCATAGAGGACATGCGCAGCCTGATTCCGAAAACGTTCGAGAGCAGTGATTATGATCAGCAGAAAGGCACGATTATCAAAGTTGTGCAGGAGAAGGTGGATGCTGTTTTCCGGAGCATCGAACAGGAAGCACTTAAGGCCGGATTCATCGTCAGGCAAGCACCTGGACGCGTGGCCTTGATTCCTATCCGTGACGGCAAGCAACTTTCCCCGGAAGAATATAAAGCTCTTTCGGCGGAAGAACGGAAAATCATTGATGAGAATACCTACAAGCTTGAAAAGAGGCTGGATGAAATCATCCGCGGTTCGCGCGCGCTCGAGAAGGAGGCCGACAAACAGCTCAAGGAATTGGACAGGCAGATCACCCGGTTTGCGACGGAGCCTCCCATAACCAGATTAAAAGAAAAGTACGCTTATTCGGAAAAAATCCAGGATTATCTCGACAAGGTGCTGACGGACATCACCGAAAACAATCTCATTTTCCGGTTGGCTGATGCACCGCAAGCTCAAAATCCATTTCAGCTGCCGGAAAACGACGGTGACCCCTTCATCAAATACAAAGTCAATCTCTTTGTGAATAATGAGAACAGCAAGGGCGCCCCAGCGATCATCGAACCATTTACGAATTATTACAATATCTTCGGAAAAATCGAATATAAAAATCAATTCATGTTCACTACGACTGACTTCACCATGGTAAAGGCCGGCGCCATCCATCAGGCAAACGGCGGGTATCTGGTGCTGCAGGCCAAAGATGTCCTGTTCGATCCGTTCATGTGGGATGCCCTGAAAAAAGTGTTGAAGCATCAACAAGCCCTGATCGAAAACATCGGCGAGCAATACCGCTACGTGCCGACCTTGACGCTGAAACCGGAGACCATTCCATTGAACGTCAAAATCATCTTGATCGGCAGTCCGATATTCTACAAAGTGCTGACCTATGATGAAGATTTCAGGAAACTGTTCAAAGTAAAAGTCGATTTCGACATCAATATGGAGCGGAACGAAGAGAATATCAGAAAGTATGTTTCTTTCATCAGCTCGATCTGCGAAGAAACGGGAATCCTCCATTTTGACCGCAGCGGCTTGGGGAAAGTAATCGAATACGGATCGCGCCTTGCCGGTAATCAGGCCAAATTGTCCACTCAATTCAACGAAATCACTGAAATTGTCCATGAATCCAGCGCCATCGCCAAATACGAGGGGGCAACGATGGTTTCAGACTTGCACGTGCAAAAAGCCTTGGCTGACAGGAAATACCGGGCAAATATGATCGAAGAAAAATTCCAGGAAATGTTATTGAAGAACAAGATCATGATCGATGTTCAGGATGCGGTTGTGGGCCAAGTGAACGGCCTTTCAGTCATCCAGACTGAAGAGTATGCTTTTGGCCATCCGACGCGGATAACCGCCCGCACCTATATCGGTTCGAACGGTGTTACAAACATTGAGCGTGAAACCAAAATGAGCGGCAGCAGCCATTCAAAAGGGGTATTGACGCTGGCAGGCTTTCTGGGCTGGCAGTTTGCACAGGAAAAACCGCTGGCAGTGAGCGCTCAGTTGACTTTTGAACAGAATTACGGCGGTGTCGACGGAGACAGTGCCTCCAGTGCTGAACTTTATGCACTCCTGTCCAGTCTTGCGGATGTGCCGTTGAAGCAGAATCTCGCTGTCACGGGTTCCATCAATCAGAAGGGTGAAATCCAGCCGATCGGCGGCGCCACCGAAAAGATCGAAAGCTTTTTCGATCTTTGCGAGGCGAAAGGCTTGAACGGAGAGCAAGGAGTCATCATTCCTGATCAGAATGTCGATGATCTCATGCTGAAGGAGGAAATCATCGAGGCTGTGAAGGCTGCCAAATTCCATATCTATTCCGTCAAAACCGTTGCGGAAGGGATCGAGCTGCTGACCGGGCTGAATTGCGGAAAACGCGAACCGGACGGAAATTTCACGGAAGGCAGCGTCTTCCATAAAGTCCAGCAAAAACTGGAAAAATACAACAAGAGCATCGAAGCTGCGCAAAATGCGAATGATCCGTACAGCAAACACAGCAGTGACGACTACGACTTAGAATGA